The Arachis hypogaea cultivar Tifrunner chromosome 19, arahy.Tifrunner.gnm2.J5K5, whole genome shotgun sequence genome has a window encoding:
- the LOC112776568 gene encoding uncharacterized protein isoform X2 translates to MSTENQNLTEVAVAEEQEAPLLLNHHHHSSILIDHQNEEEDTIIPFPDKHMDAHAKVIPNQRLASLDVFRGLTVALMILVDDVGGAFPSLNHSPWFGKVSSKPNATKKVIIRTIKLFILGLLLQGGYFHGRGNLTYGVDLSKIRWLGVLQRISIGYCLASLSEIWLLNNNVLVDSPVAFARKYCIQWMFSLLLCLVYLCLLYGLYVPNWKFEQSNLVWSSRGSIIQDVHCEVRGSLDPPCNAVGYIDRLILGEHHMYQRPVYQRTKECSVNSPDYGPLPPNSPGWCLAPFDPEGILSSLMATITCFIGLHFGHILVLLQDHKQRVFLWSTFSFSLLLMGYILEILGIPLSKALYTLSYMFITAGASGLVLTAIYYIVDIENFRKPTVLLQWMGMNALIVYALAACDIFPSLIQGFYWRSPENNLVNATEALLQTVFHSEKWGTMAFVIVEILFWCLFAGFLHKKGIYIKM, encoded by the exons ATGTCAACTGAGAACCAGAACCTAACAGAAGTTGCGGTTGCAGAAGAGCAAGAAGCACCTCTTCTTCTAAATCATCACCATCATTCCTCAATTCTCATTGATCatcaaaatgaagaagaagacaccatCATTCCCTTTccagataagcatatggatgcTCATGCTAAGGTTATACCCAACCAACGCCTCGCTTCTCTCGATGTCTTCCGTGGTCTTACCGTCGCG TTAATGATCTTAGTTGATGATGTTGGAGGAGCTTTCCCATCTTTGAATCATTCTCCCTGGTTTGGG AAAGTCTCTAGCAAACCAAATGCCACAAAAAAAGTGATAATTAGGACGATTAAGCTTTTCATTTTGGGGCTGCTGCTACAAG GCGGCTATTTCCATGGGCGGGGCAATTTAACATATGGAGTTGATTTGAGCAAGATACGCTGGCTTGGTGTACTACAG AGGATATCTATTGGATATTGCTTGGCCTCACTGTCAGAGATATGGCTTTTGAATAATAATGTTTTGGTTGACTCACCTGTAGCATTTGCAAGGAAATACTGTATTCAGTG GATGTTTTCTCTCTTACTCTGCTTGGTGTATCTTTGCTTGCTCTATGGTCTCTATGTTCCAAATTGGAAATTTGAACAGTCTAACTTGGTTTGGTCTAGTCGTGGTTCTATCATTCAAGAT GTTCATTGTGAAGTGAGGGGAAGTCTTGATCCTCCATGTAATGCAGTGGGATATATTGATAGATTAATTCTTGGTGAACATCATATGTATCAGCGTCCTGTGTACCAAAGAACAAAG GAGTGCAGTGTTAATTCTCCTGACTACGGACCATTGCCTCCAAATTCACCTGGATGGTGCCTGGCACCATTTGATCCAGAGGGCATTTTGAG TTCACTGATGGCAACAATTACATGTTTCATAGGGTTGCACTTTGGGCACATACTTGTGCTTTTGCAG GACCATAAGCAGAGGGTGTTTCTTTGGTCCACATTTTCCTTCTCTCTACTGTTAATGGGATACATTCTGGAGATCTTAG GAATTCCTTTATCAAAAGCATTATACACATTAAGCTACATGTTTATCACTGCCGGAGCATCAGGCTTGGTCTTGACTGCTATCTATTACATC gtGGACATAGAGAACTTCAGAAAGCCTACAGTCTTACTACAATGGATGGGAATGAATGCTCTTATTGTATATGCGTTGGCTGCTTGTGACATTTTCCCATCTCTTATCCAGGGTTTCTATTGGCGTTCTCCTGAAAATAACTTG GTTAACGCCACAGAAGCTTTACTACAGACCGTATTTCATTCAGAAAAGTGGGGCACAATGGCATTTGTAATAGTGGAGATTTTGTTCTGGTGTCTTTTTGCTGGTTTCCTCCACAAGAAAGGGATATATATAAAAATGTGA
- the LOC112776568 gene encoding uncharacterized protein isoform X1, which translates to MSTENQNLTEVAVAEEQEAPLLLNHHHHSSILIDHQNEEEDTIIPFPDKHMDAHAKVIPNQRLASLDVFRGLTVALMILVDDVGGAFPSLNHSPWFGVTLADFVMPFFLFGVGVSIGLVFKKVSSKPNATKKVIIRTIKLFILGLLLQGGYFHGRGNLTYGVDLSKIRWLGVLQRISIGYCLASLSEIWLLNNNVLVDSPVAFARKYCIQWMFSLLLCLVYLCLLYGLYVPNWKFEQSNLVWSSRGSIIQDVHCEVRGSLDPPCNAVGYIDRLILGEHHMYQRPVYQRTKECSVNSPDYGPLPPNSPGWCLAPFDPEGILSSLMATITCFIGLHFGHILVLLQDHKQRVFLWSTFSFSLLLMGYILEILGIPLSKALYTLSYMFITAGASGLVLTAIYYIVDIENFRKPTVLLQWMGMNALIVYALAACDIFPSLIQGFYWRSPENNLVNATEALLQTVFHSEKWGTMAFVIVEILFWCLFAGFLHKKGIYIKM; encoded by the exons ATGTCAACTGAGAACCAGAACCTAACAGAAGTTGCGGTTGCAGAAGAGCAAGAAGCACCTCTTCTTCTAAATCATCACCATCATTCCTCAATTCTCATTGATCatcaaaatgaagaagaagacaccatCATTCCCTTTccagataagcatatggatgcTCATGCTAAGGTTATACCCAACCAACGCCTCGCTTCTCTCGATGTCTTCCGTGGTCTTACCGTCGCG TTAATGATCTTAGTTGATGATGTTGGAGGAGCTTTCCCATCTTTGAATCATTCTCCCTGGTTTGGGGTAACACTTGCAGATTTTGTAATGCCATTTTTTCTCTTTGGGGTAGGAGTTTCAATTGGTCTGGTATTCAAG AAAGTCTCTAGCAAACCAAATGCCACAAAAAAAGTGATAATTAGGACGATTAAGCTTTTCATTTTGGGGCTGCTGCTACAAG GCGGCTATTTCCATGGGCGGGGCAATTTAACATATGGAGTTGATTTGAGCAAGATACGCTGGCTTGGTGTACTACAG AGGATATCTATTGGATATTGCTTGGCCTCACTGTCAGAGATATGGCTTTTGAATAATAATGTTTTGGTTGACTCACCTGTAGCATTTGCAAGGAAATACTGTATTCAGTG GATGTTTTCTCTCTTACTCTGCTTGGTGTATCTTTGCTTGCTCTATGGTCTCTATGTTCCAAATTGGAAATTTGAACAGTCTAACTTGGTTTGGTCTAGTCGTGGTTCTATCATTCAAGAT GTTCATTGTGAAGTGAGGGGAAGTCTTGATCCTCCATGTAATGCAGTGGGATATATTGATAGATTAATTCTTGGTGAACATCATATGTATCAGCGTCCTGTGTACCAAAGAACAAAG GAGTGCAGTGTTAATTCTCCTGACTACGGACCATTGCCTCCAAATTCACCTGGATGGTGCCTGGCACCATTTGATCCAGAGGGCATTTTGAG TTCACTGATGGCAACAATTACATGTTTCATAGGGTTGCACTTTGGGCACATACTTGTGCTTTTGCAG GACCATAAGCAGAGGGTGTTTCTTTGGTCCACATTTTCCTTCTCTCTACTGTTAATGGGATACATTCTGGAGATCTTAG GAATTCCTTTATCAAAAGCATTATACACATTAAGCTACATGTTTATCACTGCCGGAGCATCAGGCTTGGTCTTGACTGCTATCTATTACATC gtGGACATAGAGAACTTCAGAAAGCCTACAGTCTTACTACAATGGATGGGAATGAATGCTCTTATTGTATATGCGTTGGCTGCTTGTGACATTTTCCCATCTCTTATCCAGGGTTTCTATTGGCGTTCTCCTGAAAATAACTTG GTTAACGCCACAGAAGCTTTACTACAGACCGTATTTCATTCAGAAAAGTGGGGCACAATGGCATTTGTAATAGTGGAGATTTTGTTCTGGTGTCTTTTTGCTGGTTTCCTCCACAAGAAAGGGATATATATAAAAATGTGA